A DNA window from Mytilus edulis chromosome 14, xbMytEdul2.2, whole genome shotgun sequence contains the following coding sequences:
- the LOC139502934 gene encoding uncharacterized protein: protein MGSSCSSSVGNDVQQATSPPISSLKNSTAENRISTWFDIHTITKKLSLKRRKYNIQLRGSIYNSDDGDFITNPIAILKINIDVTKNSSSSYGKISPIKKSHGVLKDPSVDWGELRIQKQVPRSLPPILQTGVTTIYGILEEDSPLLANVTLTGTVDKNEFEISASIDNDSIISEDDEYELRKYIQKTEEKEERQKSKTEKKSLIKQSNVDAGYDSCPETSSQRISLASVKNAFTVKAPNTRKTSIIVHRKKTPSTCTINNSFREAYFNLRNDEEDFDSAIKKPRRDTPVHGRLGFPVKSTWRSTSELLREDTVEENAYLGIQRTRLRSESLMPATSLCGSNDALLLLPNKNEEEEDLNYIQQYNSIKTGVSERNNSFPNETVLKSRRKTVTFGIPLTFGKSRKGRCLSLSGIDGNFMGLI from the exons ATGGGCAGTTCTTGCAGCAGTTCTGTCG GTAATGATGTACAACAGGCAACCAGTCCTCCTATTTCCTCATTGAAAAATTCTACTGCAGAAAACAGGATT AGTACCTGGTTTGACATCCACACAATTACCAAAAAACTGAGTTTAAAAAGGCGGAAGTACAACATACAACTAAGGGGATCTATTTATAACTCGGACGATGGCGATTTCATAACGAATCCCATagctattttgaaaattaatattgatGTAACAAAGAACTCGAGCTCGTCGTATGGTAAAATCTCACCAATTAAAAAGAGTCATGGTGTTCTTAAAGATCCATCTGTGGATTGGGGAGAGCTGCGCATCCAAAAACAAG TACCGAGAAGCCTGCCACCAATATTACAAACAGGGGTAACAACTATATATGGCATTCTTGAAGAAGACAGCCCATTATTAGCAAATGTGACATTAACAGGCACAGTAGACAAAAATGAG TTCGAGATTAGCGCCTCTATCGACAATGATTCCATTATATCTGAAGATGACGAATATGAACTACGTAAATATATACAG aaAACGGAAGAAAAGGAGGAAAGACAAAaaagtaaaacagaaaaaa aatctCTCATTAAACAGTCGAATGTTGATGCTGGATATGACAGCTGTCCAGAGACAAGCAGTCAAAGAATTTCACTTG CTTCTGTGAAGAATGCATTTACTGTAAAAGCACCAAATACCCGTAAAACAAGTATAATTGTCCACAGAAAGAAAACGCCATCAACATGCACAATCAACAACTCGTTCAGAGAAGCCTATTTTAACTTACGGAACGACGAGGAGGACTTTGATTCTGCGATTAAAAAACCTCGACGAGACACACCGGTTCATGGTCGACTCGGCTTTCCAGTCA AAAGTACATGGCGTTCAACTTCGGAACTACTACGAGAAGACACTGTAGAGGAGAATGCATACCTTGGAATACAGAGAACGAGGCTGAGAAGTGAATCATTGATGCCGGCAACGAGTCTCTGCGGAAGTAACGATGCACTGTTACTGTTACCCAATAAAAACGAAGAGGAAGAAGATCTGAACTATATTCAGCAATATAATTCAATAAAAACTGGAGTGTCAGAGAGAAACAACTCATTTCCAAATGAAACTGTTTTAAAAAGTAGGAGGAAAACGGTTACTTTCGGAATACCCTTGACGT